In the genome of Cryptomeria japonica chromosome 8, Sugi_1.0, whole genome shotgun sequence, one region contains:
- the LOC131857924 gene encoding replication protein A 70 kDa DNA-binding subunit A-like: protein MQNNTDDTDRHKLVLSDGTYMQLAILPSKYATLIDSDILKIGTIVQLSSYTCRYIWNTRTIVILSLEVKQSDFPFFGSKIRITCFDELAKLHSNRVDIGSYYLISKGSIKEANARYNKLNSHLEITLSDASILKCCTNEEQEDQQGPPFTPINELFHLTNNTLVDIISLVLYVGDIIPIHRKDGSQTHKRVVKISDLSNSAININLWGPMVEQKGLELKNMLSNNSVVIFALRNACVGYLNGKLINITAATTLHINPTFQEAELLTLRGKDPLLVVPFVVETIHIDGKYSRMTISSIRERMSIKPETIQTTLLAVMRFVNVTDQNFYYAACPLIVNGRPCKKKCTQQVDDSWFCSRCQMTMQDCNYSYPLPLKLQDAIGTLWATAFDEVSIHLLHKTAKQLCALQNDVTTIETTCSVIKRLLSRHYSFTLLVSTETYNSESKMKVTVNKVAPVDFKAECHALLAEIRCLSTHA, encoded by the exons ATGCAGAACAACACAGATGATACTGACAGACATAAATTAGTGTTAtctgatggcacatacatgcagtTGGCAATCTTGCCTTCTAAATATGCTACTCTGATAGATTCAGATATTCTAAAAATAGGCACAATAGTCCAATTATCGAGTTATACATGCCgatacatatggaacacaag GACTATTGTAATACTTAGTCTGGAAGTGAAACAAAGTGATTTCCCGTTCTTTG GTTCTAAAATTAGAATTACATGTTTTGATGAGCTAGCTAAGTTACACTCTAACCGTGTGGACATAGGTTCATATTATCTTATTTCAAAGGGATCTATTAAGGAGGCAAATGCaaggtacaacaaactaaacagTCATTTAGAAATCACCTTGTCTGATGCATCCATACTGAAATGCTGTACCAATGAagaacaagaagatcaacaaggtccTCCTTTCACGCCCATTAATGAATTGTTTCATCTAACAAATAACACGTTGGTTGACATAATTAGCCTTGTTCTATatgttggagatatcattccaatACACAGGAAAGATGGCAGTCAAACACACAAACGTGTTGTGAAAATTAGTGATCTATCTAATTCAGCAATTAACATCAACCTATGGGGTCCAATGGTAGAACAAAAAGGCCTAGAACTGAAAAATATGTTGAGCAATAATAGTGTGGTTATCTTTGCTTTACGTAATGCTTGTGTTGGCTATTTGAATGGGAAGCTTATAAACATAACAGCTGCAACCACATTACATATCAACCCAACTTTTCAAGAAGCAGAGCTTCTAACGTTAAGAGGAAAGGACCCTTTGCTTGTTGTTCCCTTTGTTGTAgaaactatccacatagatggTAAATATAGTAGAATGACTATTTCTTCAATCCGTGAGCGGATGAGCATCAAACCAGAAACAATTCAGACAACTTTGCTAGCCGTTATGCGCTTTGTAAACGTAACTGACCAAAATTTCTATTACGCAGCCTGTCCACTAATAGTCAATGGAAGGCCTTGCAAGAAAAAATGTACACAACAAGTTGATGATTCTTGGTTCTGCTCTAGATGTCAAATGACTATGCAAGACTGTAATTATAGTTACCCCTTGCCACTAAAGTTACAAGATGCCATAGGTACTCTATGGGCCACTGCATTTGATGAGGTTAGcattcacttgctacacaaaactgcAAAACAACTTTGTGCACTACAAAATGATGTAACAACAATAGAGACAACTTGCTCAGTGATTAAGAGACTACTGTCACGTCACTATTCATTCACACTGCTGGTTTCCACTGAGACATATAATTCAGAATCAAAGATGAAAGTGACAGTCAATAAAGTCGCTCCTGTTGACTTCAAAGCCGAGTGTCATGCACTACTTGCAGAAATTCGCTGCCTAAGCACACATGCTTAG